The Ipomoea triloba cultivar NCNSP0323 chromosome 13, ASM357664v1 genomic interval ctctctctcgaAAATCTGCTTCTACTCGAAGATAGAGATCGAAGcttgttttatcctgggaaacctaggcttaCTCGAAGATAGAGATCGAAGcttgttttatcctgggaaacctaggctacaacgctcctagcaccaagggaggtagcaaataaggttttaaggacagtgcAGTAAGTACACGACTCAAGCTTACCTTTGTCCAGAAATTCCTTTCGTATttttttgtgcttgttattttctggaaatattattttcgtaatattatttcctaacaaacttaaaaccttatttctctgtttatcttaaaaaaaatggagaatcaTGCACTTCTAGTTTATGAGGGTGAGAATGTTGTTGAGAACAACAGTGGTGAGAACGGCAACAATGTTGCACATTCCCACTTCAAGtggtggcagcaaaagatgtTGTTCTATCTGGCTACTCTCGGCTTGGcaaggttcttgaccgagaAAGCGCCTGAGTTGAAACAAGATGATCCACAATCTGTGATGGCGGTTGGGTTTTGGAAGGATTCGGACTTCCTTTGccgcaactacattctgaaCGGGTTGTGTGATGCACTTTACGATGTATATCGTAAAATTGGCACAGCGAGAACACTGTGGGAAGCCTTGGATCATAAGTACAAAAGCGAGGATGCCGGCgcaaagaaatttgttgttggcCGATTCCTCGACTTTAAAATGGTTGATTCCAAGACCGTGCTAAGTCAGGTTGAAGATTTACAATTAATCTTTGATGAAATCCGTGACGAGGGCATGCAAATTAGTGAGTCCTTTCTAGTGGCATCGAAGATCTACTTGCTGCCTCCAGGGTGGAAGGACTTCAAAAACTACCTTAAGCACAAGCGAAAGGAAATGAACCTGGAGGACCTGATCCAGCGACTCAGAATTGAGGAGGGGAACAGGAAAACTGACGGGAAGGGTCCTGCCTTTGGTGGCGCTAAGGCCAACGTGGTGGAGCACGGTCAACACTCCAAGAAGGCTAAGAAGGACAAGTCGAAGCTAGGTCCAAAAGGTGGCATTACCAAGGGTAAGTTCCATGGTAAGTGCTACAATTATGGCAAGACTGGCCACAAGTCGGCTGAATGCAAGGCTCCAAGGAAGAAGAAACAAGAGTTTTGAAGCCAATATGGTTGGAGATATGAGCCAAAAAGTGGCCGAAATTAGCCTATCGGCTATGATCACTGAGGTGAACCTCGTGGGCTCTAACCCACATGAGTGGTTCATCGACACCGGTGCAACAAGGCATTTATGTTGCAACCAGGAGATGTTCAGCACCTTTGAAACCGTTGAGGGCGAGAAGGTGTGGATGGGAAACTTTGCTCAGTCCGCTGTGGAGGGCATGGGCAAGGTGGTTCTGAAGATGACTTCTGGGAAGGAGCTGATGTTGAAGAACGTGCTGTATGTTCCTGAGTTTAAGAAGAATCTAGTGTCTGGCTCGTTGCTGAATAAGCATGGCTTCAATATGGTCTTTGAGTCAGACAAGGTTGTTTTGTCAAAGTTAGGAATGTTTGTAGGCAAAGGTTATGTAACTGATGGGTTGTTTAAGCTCAGTGTAATGCCTATTGTTATGAATAAAAGCAACGTTACTTctgtttacttgcttgagttTTCCAATctgtggcatggtagactaggtcatgttaattttaactctatgcgtagattaattagcatgaaccatattcctacttttcaaattaacacaaataagaaatgtgaaatttgtgttgaggcaaaactaactAAGGCACCtttcaaatcggttgaaaggcAAACCGAAAAACTAGAATTAATCCATAGTgatttgtgcgattttagatcAATACaaacgagaggtggtaataaatattttatcacatttatcgatgattgcacacaatattgctatgtgtatttgttgaatagtaaagatgaagccATTGataaattcattctttataagaatgaagtttaaaaccaacttaatcaaaagattaaaaaggttagaagcgatagaggtggtgagtacgaagcACCAATTGATGATTTTTGTGCAAGTGTAAGAATTATACACGAGCGTACGACACCTTACGCACCTCAATCGAACGGTGCTGCCGAACAaaagaatcgtacattgaaagaaatgatgaatgcgatgcttatcAGTTCGGGCTTACCTCAAAATATGTGGGGTGAAGCGgttttgacaagtaattaccttttgaataaggtaccctgcaagaagctcgataaattccttatgagctgtggaaaggtaggaagccttcttaccaatacctcaaagtgtgggggtgtcttgccaaagttttggtgcCAACAccgaagaaaataaagataggtccaaagaccGTGAACTGTATCTTTATTGGTTCTTAGTACACGAGTCCTATAATCTGGACGTGCATAAGAACATgataattgaatcaaggaatTCATCTTTCTTcgaaaatgtatttccttgtaggtccAGCGAGGGACCGAGTACGTCAAAACAGACGTTTGACGAAGTTATGGACAATGATAGTGGGGATTCTGAGAAAGAACCCGAGCTCGAGCCTAGACGCAGTAAGcgggcgagagttgaaaaatcatttggtcctGATTTTCTTACCTACTTTTTAGAGTATGATTCGAgtactctaacttgtttgatagaaaatgaacaggattttctatcttgtttgatagaaaatgagcCACGAACGTACGTAGAAGCTGTGACTTCTATACCTGTTTTCGGGATCCTGGTATAGAAGTACAAAACATAGGTAGGAAAATAGTATGTACAAGGCCCGATATACTAGCCTAAAATTGGAATTGAACCCTAGTATATGAGTTGAAGGTTAGGATCATAAGCTACTAAAGTCATGAGTATTGTCATGCTCTAAAGGGTGATGTGTAAAGAGAAAATAAGGGTGTCTATTTATAGTTTAGAGCCCTTCAAGATGCTTGAAAAATGTATGATTCTAGCTTGTTTTCATTATTGGCCATACACGTGTCCCCCAACTACTTTAATATCTGATATCTCTAATTCTAAATACttttcaccccttattttaagTATTTTTGTGAACAAAGTGCCTAAACTTGAGTGAGATCTaagactcgtttgtgtgttttgtgttcATAGGTGAAGTGGTTCACAATGAGCATCAAAGGAAGCTTTTTGGAACATATTGGAGCAATTTTGGAAGCAAACATCCCACTCAAGGAAGAATAGGAGAAGCGGAGCGCGAATCGGGGCAAGAAACAAAGTAAGGAGCACCCACACGGCCGTGTAAGTGGTCGTGTGCCCCCgattttattatgttttggCCGCGACTCCACACGGTCGTGTAGCTGCTCGTGTGCCTCTATGTTCCAGCAGTATTTAAGCGTTTTTTTCTGCAATTTTGGGCAAGTCCGAACCGTAGATAGCTTAGGCTTGTTTTCCTTCATTTCCATAGACCTAAATAACTTAGATTAACTTAGATTTACTCTACTTACACACATTGAAGGCTTTGTATAGCGGATTTGAGTGGGTTCCAACCAAcatcttcattttcatttaataGAGAACACATTTACTCTTCCCTTTCTCTTcttatttacatttattgctatgtttatgatTTCTTTCCTTATATTTGCTATGTTTATGCTTGCAATGTGTGAGTAGTTAGCtattgggtttggattagggtgttATTGCTCTTCTTGAtgctaaaaatgtaattattgcataaaggggatgaacaacccacctagggttcttatgtttgaattgggttCTTATACTCTCTTGTAATGATTGATACGTAGAGATTGTTGGTTGTTTTTGGAGAGGCTTTCATCTCAATGGAAATTGGATGGAATGAAGACTCAAGCCTTGCCAATTCTAAACCCATTTTCCTTCTATGAAAATATGGGCAAAttggggcttataatgcttgtGTGCTTCAAGAACTTGGATTGATACACCACGAAAGCGAGACAATCCTTGttctaattcttgtttattgctATAATTGTGGCTTAGACTAAAATTGATATGTGCATTGCCTTAAGATCCTTGGTAAATTGTTCTCCCTAATTTTGAGTTGTGAAAGCATCAAGAAAGCAATACCTCTAATTTGAACCCATCATTTCCTATTGAAGTTTCTtgtgtttaatttgcattttgagttttttccacttttggtccaatgactttagtgcctccgtcaatttaggtacacaacttttattcctgacataagtagtacttgactttgatttgttttccacttttagtccttgactttgatttttttttccacttctagtcctttcggccatttgagcaataatttttaatcggaatcaacaaactattgtgccattaagggtaaataacgtttaatgtatttagggctttatcaaaagacacttgtacccttaatggcacaactgTTTGTTGATTCCGAATAAAAATTATCGCTTAAAATGCGAAacagaacaagcaaataacatttcttttttctattttttctctgattttatttataaatatatttaggacTTTATCAGaagacacttttacccttaatggcacaataattttttgatttcaattaaaagttgtcgctcatatggccaaaaggactaaaagtggaaaaaaaaaacaaagtcaaggactaaaagtggaaaacaaatcagagtcaagcactacttatgtcaggaatgaaagttgtgtacctaaattgacggaggcactaaagtcataggaccaaaagtggaaaaaactctttgCATTTTCCTAGCATCCAAAACCCAAAAATATCATAGTTTCTAATTATCCTGAATTATGACTTGCTTAGATTCTTATGGGTTCCAAAAccttagtgcctagaatttagCAAATCACCCAAGTACGTGTCATAGTCGCAATCCCCTGCGAAACGACATAGTCACCCACCTTTTCACTATCACCCCATATTACCACCAATATCAGTGATCTTCACACGGGTAATTGAGCATTCTACCTTCTAATACATGAGATCTTGAGTAGTTTGAGTGTAGTGTTTACTGTTTGTGTTCGCATGATGGAGGTATTGGGTTCGATAACTATTGATAGTAGCTTCATAATATTTTACTCCCCCCCCCCCGCCACCTGTATGGTGCTGGTATGCACCCAACTCCTTCCACCCTATTGACTTTTTTGGGGTTATCTTGCTTGTTCATGACTTCACCCCTCTTTCTTTTGGGTCGCCATGACATTTATCTTCCTAACTCAATAAGACTTGGGCTAACCATCATATGATCTagacatatacatatatatatatatatatatatacatgtatatatgtatatatacatgtatatttcAATACCTTTGGACAGcgaaatacattatttattgtattgactatatttaagagttaattccaccagaggtcccttgtctttCGTGGCAATTCCAAGTTTAGTCTCAGACTATGGTTTTTtccatttaacatcccagactattgttttttggacacttttagtcctttttataACTTTGTTTAgttttagtaagggcatttttgtcttttcatatttttccaGTTTCAAccagtttaattggtttaggactttacgtaacctctgatttttagtaaccatatttttcaaccgatttttagtaaagttctaaaccaattaaacgGTTAAACCAGAAAAATAacgaaagaaaaatatgaagagacaaaaatgcccttactaaaaataggaaaagtcatgagaatgactaaaagtgtccaaaaaataatagtttaggatgttaaatgacaaaaaccaTAGCctgggactaaatttggaattgtcaCAAAAAACAAGGGACCTCTGATGGAATTAACTCCTATATTTAATTagcatttttaaattcaaagttTGTGTCTACTAAAGTCATTTTGAActcatataatattttaacaatttatttatttatttattttcactatataaattttataaataatataattagtgaATATATATGCTACTATCCGTGTATTGTATGAGTGGCATACTAACTCAGGCTAAAAGTACGTGCACGATTTCTATAATAAAACTGCATTGAAAATCATTCATATAATACGCTTTTAAATATACCATTATACACATTTAAAGTATATACTCTACACTTCTAagattttatgttttctttgaaaacaaaaacacagtaaatatattaattcaacaaaGGGGCTAAGAAGGCTAGAAACATCTCAAAAGTTACAAAATAAGCTAGAACTTACCGCCTTGACCATAGCATGGACAAGACGATTCGTATCCCCACAGACATGACTAACCGAACAAAAGTCAAAAGAGGAAAACAATTGTTTGCACAAAAATATAATCGAACCAACAATTGTTTCTAAGTTTAAAAGTTCATATTGTCCATTTTTAGTGCTTATATCCTATAGTtatatagtcttttttttttttttttNNNNNNNNNNNNNNNNNNNNNNNNNNNNNNNNNNNNNNNNNNNNNNNNNNNNNNNNNNNNNNNNNNNNNNNNNNNNNNNNNNNNNNNNNNNCCCCCCCCCCGCCACCTGTATGGTGCTGGTATGCACCCAACTCCTTCCACCCTATTGACTTTTTTGGGGTTATCTTGCTTGTTCATGACTTCACCCCTCTTTCTTTTGGGTCGCCATGACATTTATCTTCCTAACTCAATAAGACTTGGGCTAACCATCATATGATCTagacatatacatatatatatatatatatatatacatgtatatatgtatatatacatgtatatttcAATACCTTTGGACAGcgaaatacattatttattgtattgactatatttaagagttaattccaccagaggtcccttgtctttCGTGGCAATTCCAAGTTTAGTCTCAGACTATGGTTTTTtccatttaacatcccagactattgttttttggacacttttagtcctttttataACTTTGTTTAgttttagtaagggcatttttgtcttttcatatttttccaGTTTCAAccagtttaattggtttaggactttacgtaacctctgatttttagtaaccatatttttcaaccgatttttagtaaagttctaaaccaattaaacgGTTAAACCAGAAAAATAacgaaagaaaaatatgaagagacaaaaatgcccttactaaaaataggaaaagtcatgagaatgactaaaagtgtccaaaaaataatagtttaggatgttaaatgacaaaaaccaTAGCctgggactaaatttggaattgtcaCAAAAAACAAGGGACCTCTGATGGAATTAACTCCTATATTTAATTagcatttttaaattcaaagttTGTGTCTACTAAAGTCATTTTGAActcatataatattttaacaatttatttatttatttattttcactatataaattttataaataatataattagtgaATATATATGCTACTATCCGTGTATTGTATGAGTGGCATACTAACTCAGGCTAAAAGTACGTGCACGATTTCTATAATAAAACTGCATTGAAAATCATTCATATAATACGCTTTTAAATATACCATTATACACATTTAAAGTATATACTCTACACTTCTAagattttatgttttctttgaaaacaaaaacacagtaaatatattaattcaacaaaGGGGCTAAGAAGGCTAGAAACATCTCAAAAGTTACAAAATAAGCTAGAACTTACCGCCTTGACCATAGCATGGACAAGACGATTCGTATCCCCACAGACATGACTAACCGAACAAAAGTCAAAAGAGGAAAACAATTGTTTGCACAAAAATATAATCGAACCAACAATTGTTTCTAAGTTTAAAAGTTCATATTGTCCATTTTTAGTGCTTATATCCTATAGTtatatagtcttttttttttttttttcacacttTTACCattattagaaatattatgCACTTTAAGATATAGTATaggagtttattaccgaaatggtctctcgactattacgaaattatcaatttggtcctcaacaatttttcttgctcaattaagtcttcagactttgaaaaatttaactatTTTGGTCGttcgtttattttaccgtttgatatatgttaaattgggaccaaattagtcatttcattatagtcaagggaccatttcaatcaaaattaattaccgaaatggtcccttgactatattaaaattatcaatttagtcctaatttAACGGTTTGTAACATCAAAATAAACGAAAGAtcaaaatggttaaattttttcaaagtctGAGGACTCAATTGaacacgaaaaattgtcgataaccaaattgataattttgctataatcgagggaccatttcgataataaactctatAGTATAGTAtactattttcttcttctttttctttgttttgaatactactaactctattagaacaACCTATTAAAGTACAAGAGTCAGtcttgcctccactgagactcgaacccatcacctcccatataaaaggaggggtttgatgccactggaccacaaggtccttagcctttttttctttttttaaaaattattttttaatgatcaATTACAAAACCACAGCAAGCTAAGTATTATGCAGACACAACGTAACCCCTATAATAACTATTTGACAAAACAAGAAACGTCCCTCCTGTCTTAAAAGTCACGGGTTTTATTTTTTGCCAACACTCTCCCAATCAAATTCATTACACGAAatttttttagtgcaatttaCCGTGTCatattataataacattaaaaagaaaaaaatacagcCCAGTACAAATAATGTCACCATTAATGGAAAACTCTACATAACTTCATGAAACTCCTATGCATGTCCAAGGAACAGACAATTCGTAACCCAGTGATTAGAGACTAAGATGTGAACCCACTAATGGCTGCTAAAAACAGTATCCTTTAGAAAATGGGATTTCAAGAAAAAACAACATTCCCGCAAAATACTGAGTTGCTTGCCAAGATCATGGTTTCACATCAAAATCTTGAAAACTTTAATCTACATAGCCAAACGAACTGGGAATTATTGGGGTTTAGTGTGAAACTAACAAAAATAATGGATTGTTTTATAATGCAAGTGTTACTATTGGTCGGGAGCTTGGAAACCAAGTTCAGAATATTGTTATTAAAACATGTTGCTAACCTAGCTCTATGgtttcaagaaataaaattgtgtcttATGAATTATGATAATTGGTATCATAGTACATACAATATTCAAAGATACGATCCAAAGGTATGGcccaagtaataaataaatgatagaCTCTATAGCCCAAGAAATGTACTAGGCCGGAATGATTTCGTAGTGTTCAAACCATGATGTTTCAATGAGAGATAAGGGTGTCCTTTTTATAGCCCAAAGACACTTTCATGGTTTGACAAGTGTGTTGTCTTCATTAGTCTTTCATCCTAGCCATACATGTGTCTCATTTTCATTCCCACTACTAAAGTAGACAAGAGCTAAGTAGTTTGGCTAGATGGTGGGTGTGTTGCTATGCATGAGGTTGCGGGTTTGAACTTAACTTGTCATACTCCCTTTATATTTTGCTCCATTAATTACCTTCTTCCATCC includes:
- the LOC116001107 gene encoding uncharacterized protein LOC116001107, with product MENHALLVYEGENVVENNSGENGNNVAHSHFKWWQQKMLFYLATLGLARFLTEKAPELKQDDPQSVMAVGFWKDSDFLCRNYILNGLCDALYDVYRKIGTARTLWEALDHKYKSEDAGAKKFVVGRFLDFKMVDSKTVLSQVEDLQLIFDEIRDEGMQISESFLVASKIYLLPPGWKDFKNYLKHKRKEMNLEDLIQRLRIEEGNRKTDGKGPAFGGAKANVVEHGQHSKKAKKDKSKLGPKGGITKGKFHGKCYNYGKTGHKSAECKAPRKKKQEF